In one Paenibacillus sp. JQZ6Y-1 genomic region, the following are encoded:
- a CDS encoding Cof-type HAD-IIB family hydrolase translates to MYKLIAIDIDDTLINDDKEVTPTTQQALEQAVAKGTVVTLATGRAYASAQAIARQTGLNVPIITYQGALVKNLLDEQVLYERYVPVEAARKLYDYCIEHNLHLQTYIDDKLYARELNQHLIDYTTLNRTQYYVEPDFAKLMEMPTPKMLIIDDPAFLDELQPILRELLGDGVHITKSKPEFLEIMHKEGTKGAALTFLANHFGCDLKETIAIGDSWNDHEMLEAAGLGVAMGNAIQPLKDIADYITASNNEEGITQVIETFILNAEA, encoded by the coding sequence ATGTATAAACTGATTGCAATTGATATCGACGACACCTTGATCAATGATGACAAAGAAGTGACTCCTACAACCCAGCAAGCACTGGAGCAAGCAGTAGCCAAAGGTACAGTGGTTACACTGGCAACCGGTCGCGCTTACGCTTCTGCACAAGCCATCGCTCGTCAAACGGGTCTGAATGTGCCGATCATTACGTATCAAGGCGCGCTAGTTAAAAATCTGCTGGATGAGCAAGTACTGTATGAGCGTTATGTACCAGTTGAAGCAGCGCGCAAGCTGTATGACTACTGCATTGAGCATAATCTGCATCTGCAAACGTATATCGACGACAAGCTGTATGCACGTGAACTGAACCAGCATTTGATCGATTATACAACGCTGAACCGTACGCAATACTATGTAGAGCCGGATTTTGCCAAGCTGATGGAAATGCCAACCCCGAAAATGCTGATCATCGACGATCCTGCATTTCTGGATGAGCTGCAACCGATTCTACGCGAGCTGCTGGGCGACGGCGTGCATATTACCAAATCCAAACCGGAATTTTTGGAAATCATGCACAAGGAAGGAACCAAAGGCGCAGCTCTTACGTTTCTTGCCAACCATTTCGGTTGCGATCTGAAAGAAACGATTGCAATCGGCGATTCATGGAATGACCACGAGATGCTGGAAGCTGCTGGTCTCGGTGTGGCAATGGGCAACGCGATCCAACCACTCAAAGACATTGCTGACTATATTACCGCTAGCAACAACGAAGAAGGCATTACCCAAGTGATTGAGACATTCATCCTGAACGCGGAAGCCTAA